Proteins encoded within one genomic window of Mycolicibacterium monacense:
- a CDS encoding NADH-quinone oxidoreductase subunit J, with the protein MVLAADGAARTSTSEAVVFWILGGIALIGALGVVSAPKAVYSAIFLATTMIALAVLYIAQEALFLGVVQIVVYTGAVMMLFLFVLMLVGVDNSESLVETIRGQRVAAIAVGVGFGVLLIAGIGTVSTSGFTGLPDANSSGNVEGLAALIFTRYLWAFELTGALLITAALGAMVLAHRERFEHRKTQRELSIERFQDGGHATPMPNPGVYARHNAVDMPGRLPDGSGAKTSVSTILQPREVPENGRNGDR; encoded by the coding sequence ATGGTGCTCGCCGCGGACGGTGCGGCACGCACCTCCACCAGCGAGGCGGTCGTGTTCTGGATTCTCGGCGGCATCGCGCTGATCGGGGCGCTCGGTGTGGTCTCCGCGCCGAAGGCGGTGTACTCCGCGATCTTCCTCGCGACGACCATGATCGCGCTGGCCGTGCTCTACATCGCCCAGGAGGCGTTGTTCCTGGGGGTCGTCCAGATCGTGGTCTACACCGGCGCCGTGATGATGCTGTTCCTGTTCGTGCTGATGCTCGTCGGCGTGGACAATTCGGAGTCGCTGGTGGAAACCATTCGGGGACAACGTGTTGCGGCCATCGCGGTCGGCGTCGGTTTCGGGGTGCTGCTGATCGCGGGCATCGGCACCGTCTCGACGAGCGGGTTCACCGGCCTGCCCGACGCCAACAGCAGCGGCAACGTCGAGGGTCTGGCCGCGCTGATCTTCACCCGCTACCTGTGGGCGTTCGAACTCACCGGCGCCCTGCTGATCACCGCGGCACTGGGCGCCATGGTCCTCGCGCACCGGGAGCGCTTCGAACACCGTAAAACCCAGCGCGAGTTGTCCATCGAACGCTTCCAGGACGGTGGTCACGCCACCCCGATGCCCAATCCCGGTGTCTACGCCCGCCACAACGCCGTCGACATGCCCGGTCGGCTTCCGGACGGCAGCGGCGCGAAAACGTCGGTCAGCACGATCCTGCAGCCACGCGAGGTGCCGGAGAACGGAAGGAACGGCGACCGGTGA
- the nuoK gene encoding NADH-quinone oxidoreductase subunit NuoK gives MNPDNYLYLSALLFTIGAAGVLLRRNVIVVFMCVELMLNAANLAFVAFSRMHGQLDGQVVAFFTMVVAACEVVIGLAIIMTIYRARRSASVDDANLLKH, from the coding sequence GTGAACCCCGACAACTACCTGTACCTGTCGGCGCTGCTGTTCACCATCGGCGCCGCCGGGGTGTTGTTGCGGCGCAACGTGATCGTGGTCTTCATGTGCGTGGAGTTGATGCTCAACGCGGCGAACCTCGCGTTCGTCGCGTTCTCGCGCATGCACGGCCAACTCGACGGTCAGGTGGTGGCGTTCTTCACGATGGTGGTCGCGGCCTGCGAGGTGGTCATCGGGCTGGCCATCATCATGACCATCTACCGGGCCCGCCGGTCGGCCTCGGTCGACGACGCCAACCTACTCAAACACTGA
- a CDS encoding nitric-oxide reductase large subunit, protein MAIDTSGTVGRSAGEEKQPAIGKGWVQAVALVMIFGFFIMGILAYRTYTASMPMPDRVVDESGQELFTGADITRGQELFQARGLMQYGSVHGHGAYLGPDYTADYLRRAADDVTAQFERAGEAQVQDRVVEEFRTNRFDDRTKTLVFTDRQAAAFDRIQQHYVAHFGADARKNGLSPDLITDPKEIRDLTAFFAWSAWASAAERPGHNYTYTNNWPAEPRVDNGPTADLIVWSALSLIALLGGTGILFAVYGRWSQRIGWHAEDAPAISYHQPGEVTLTRSQRATVWFFAIVSVLFLAQALLGALTEHYRADLSSFFGLDLARWLPYNLARTWHVQLSLFWTAAAFLAGGIFLTPFITRREPRRQHWLAYGLLGAVALVVFGSLISEALSIFGVIPEGTLLSQQWEYLDLPRLWQILLIVGLFLWIAIVWRGLRSSLKTSSKTSMPWMFFFAGLAIPAFYAVGLLAGSDTHFSVADFWRFWVVHLWVEDFLELFTTVMVAYIFVLLGVVRQRIALGIIFLDIILYSAGGVIGTMHHLYFSGTPVEHMALGAFFSAAEVIPLTFLTVEAWTFLQLGSRQQTGDTKPFPHRWSVMFLVAVGFWNFLGAGVFGFLINLPIVSYYQIGTALTANHAHGAMMGVYGMLAVGMAMFAFRYIIPADKWPEKLARLSFWSLNIGLAWMVFATLLPLGVLQLYHSVNDGYFEARSLGYITQPGNVLLEWMRMPGDIVFIGGGILPLLWIAWVAIKSFWQGRNTAYVDELPDEPLYTELPAAAGARNVGDTTP, encoded by the coding sequence ATGGCGATCGACACCTCGGGCACGGTCGGCCGATCGGCCGGCGAGGAGAAGCAACCGGCGATCGGCAAGGGGTGGGTGCAGGCCGTCGCCCTCGTGATGATCTTCGGGTTCTTCATCATGGGCATCCTGGCTTACCGCACCTACACGGCCTCGATGCCCATGCCGGACAGAGTGGTCGACGAATCCGGCCAGGAGTTGTTCACCGGGGCGGACATCACCCGCGGCCAGGAGTTGTTCCAGGCCCGGGGACTGATGCAGTACGGATCCGTACACGGGCACGGCGCCTACCTGGGGCCCGACTACACCGCCGACTATCTTCGCCGCGCCGCCGATGACGTCACCGCACAGTTCGAACGCGCCGGCGAAGCGCAGGTGCAGGACCGGGTGGTCGAGGAGTTCCGGACCAACCGCTTCGACGACCGCACGAAGACGCTCGTCTTCACCGATCGCCAGGCGGCGGCCTTCGACCGAATCCAGCAGCACTACGTCGCACACTTCGGCGCAGACGCCAGGAAGAACGGTCTGTCCCCCGATCTCATCACCGATCCGAAGGAGATCCGCGACCTCACCGCGTTCTTCGCCTGGAGCGCCTGGGCATCCGCAGCGGAGCGGCCGGGGCACAACTACACCTACACCAACAACTGGCCCGCCGAGCCGCGGGTGGACAACGGCCCGACCGCGGATCTGATCGTGTGGTCGGCGCTGTCGCTGATCGCCCTACTCGGCGGAACCGGCATACTGTTCGCGGTCTACGGCCGGTGGAGCCAGAGGATCGGCTGGCACGCCGAGGACGCCCCCGCCATCTCCTATCACCAGCCGGGTGAAGTGACGTTGACGCGATCGCAGCGGGCGACCGTGTGGTTCTTCGCCATCGTGTCGGTGCTCTTCCTCGCGCAGGCGCTGCTCGGCGCGCTCACCGAGCACTACCGGGCGGATCTGTCGTCGTTCTTCGGCCTCGACCTGGCGCGATGGCTGCCCTACAACCTGGCCAGGACATGGCATGTGCAGTTGTCGCTGTTCTGGACCGCGGCAGCGTTTCTGGCCGGGGGCATCTTCCTCACGCCGTTCATCACGCGCCGGGAACCCAGGCGCCAACACTGGTTGGCCTACGGCCTGCTCGGCGCGGTGGCCCTGGTGGTGTTCGGCTCGCTGATCAGCGAGGCCCTGTCGATCTTCGGCGTCATCCCCGAGGGCACCTTGCTGTCCCAGCAGTGGGAGTATCTGGATCTGCCCCGGCTGTGGCAGATCCTGCTGATCGTCGGCCTGTTCCTGTGGATCGCGATCGTCTGGCGCGGACTGCGTTCCAGCTTGAAGACGTCGTCGAAGACGAGCATGCCGTGGATGTTCTTCTTCGCCGGGCTGGCGATCCCGGCGTTCTACGCGGTCGGCCTGCTGGCAGGCAGTGACACCCACTTCTCGGTCGCCGACTTCTGGCGCTTCTGGGTGGTGCACCTGTGGGTCGAGGACTTCCTCGAACTGTTCACCACCGTGATGGTCGCCTACATCTTCGTGCTGCTCGGCGTGGTCCGGCAACGCATCGCGCTCGGGATCATCTTCCTCGACATCATCCTGTACTCGGCCGGCGGCGTCATCGGCACGATGCATCACCTGTACTTCTCCGGAACTCCGGTGGAGCACATGGCCCTCGGCGCGTTCTTCTCCGCGGCCGAGGTGATCCCGCTGACGTTCCTGACGGTCGAGGCGTGGACCTTCCTGCAGTTGGGGTCCCGCCAGCAGACCGGTGACACCAAACCGTTCCCACACCGCTGGTCGGTGATGTTCCTGGTGGCGGTCGGCTTCTGGAACTTCCTGGGCGCCGGGGTGTTCGGCTTCCTCATCAACCTGCCGATCGTGTCGTACTACCAGATCGGTACCGCGCTGACCGCCAATCACGCCCACGGGGCGATGATGGGCGTCTACGGGATGCTGGCCGTCGGCATGGCGATGTTCGCGTTCCGCTACATCATCCCCGCCGACAAATGGCCGGAAAAGCTTGCCCGGCTCAGCTTCTGGTCGTTGAACATCGGGCTGGCCTGGATGGTGTTCGCCACCCTGCTGCCACTGGGGGTGCTGCAGCTCTACCACTCGGTCAACGACGGCTACTTCGAGGCACGGTCGCTGGGCTACATCACCCAGCCCGGCAACGTCCTGCTGGAGTGGATGCGCATGCCCGGCGACATCGTGTTCATCGGCGGCGGCATCCTGCCCCTGCTGTGGATCGCCTGGGTGGCGATCAAGAGCTTCTGGCAGGGCAGGAACACCGCCTACGTCGACGAGCTTCCCGACGAGCCGCTGTACACCGAACTGCCCGCGGCGGCGGGCGCCCGCAACGTCGGAGACACCACACCGTGA
- a CDS encoding slipin family protein, translating into MTWLIPVAAAALVVVVVLYLSLKVIPEYERGVVFRAGRLRPLYGPGVKFLIPVVDRLIRVDQRVVTLTIPPQEVITKDNVPARVNAVVMFRVTDPLNAIVAVENYSVATSQIAQTTLRSLLGRADLDTLLAHRDDLNQDLRTIIEKQTCDWGVEVSVVEIKDVEIPESMQRAMAREAEAERERRAKVINAHGELQASDELRQAAETLSKSPASLQLRYLQTLLELGADQNSTVVFPLPVDIITPFLRGLKS; encoded by the coding sequence ATGACGTGGCTGATTCCCGTGGCAGCAGCGGCGCTCGTCGTCGTCGTGGTGCTGTACCTGTCCCTGAAGGTCATACCCGAATACGAACGCGGCGTGGTGTTTCGCGCCGGCCGCCTCCGGCCGCTCTACGGTCCGGGCGTCAAGTTCCTGATCCCCGTGGTGGACCGACTGATACGGGTCGACCAGCGGGTGGTCACCCTGACCATCCCGCCGCAGGAGGTGATCACCAAGGACAACGTGCCCGCCCGGGTGAACGCCGTCGTCATGTTCCGGGTGACCGATCCGCTGAACGCGATCGTCGCGGTCGAGAACTACTCGGTCGCGACGTCCCAGATCGCGCAGACCACACTGCGGTCGCTGCTCGGCCGGGCCGATCTCGACACCCTCTTGGCCCATCGTGACGACCTCAACCAGGATCTGCGGACCATCATCGAGAAGCAGACTTGCGACTGGGGCGTCGAGGTGTCGGTCGTGGAGATCAAGGACGTCGAGATCCCCGAGTCGATGCAGCGTGCCATGGCGCGCGAAGCCGAGGCCGAACGCGAGCGGAGAGCCAAGGTGATAAACGCCCACGGCGAACTACAGGCTTCCGACGAACTGCGCCAGGCCGCCGAGACGCTCTCGAAGAGCCCGGCATCGCTGCAGTTGCGCTACCTGCAGACCCTGCTCGAGCTCGGCGCCGATCAGAACTCCACGGTGGTGTTCCCGCTACCGGTGGACATCATCACCCCCTTCCTGCGGGGGCTCAAGTCATGA
- the nuoL gene encoding NADH-quinone oxidoreductase subunit L, with amino-acid sequence MSPAVWLLIALPLAGAVVLLLAGRRSDRWGHLLGTAAAVASFVVGVVLFAGMLGRPAEDRAVHETLFSWVPVGDLQVDFGLQLDQLSMCFVLLITGVGSLIHVYSIGYMAPGAQLAERPTDTGPSRRLFFAYLNLFLAAMLLLVLADNYLGLYVGWEGVGLASYLLIGFWSYKPSAATAAKKAFVVNRVGDMGLAIALMIMFATVGSVSFAGVFGAAPQLGEGTLTAIGLLLLLGACGKSAQVPLQSWLGDAMEGPTPVSALIHAATMVTAGVYLIVRSGPVFDLAPTAQLAVVIVGTVTLLFGAIIGCAKDDIKKALAASTMSQIGYMVLAAGLGPAGYAFAIMHLLTHGFFKAGLFLGAGSVMHAMDDEVNMRRYGGLRKALPITFATFGLGYLAIIGVPPLAGFFSKDGIIEAALGAGGVKGWILGGAAILGAGITAFYMTRVMLMTFFGEKRWAAVGDGPEVHPHEAPAVMTVPMIVLAVGSVASGGLLAIGGALSHWLEPVVGTHEETHAVPVVVATIVILSVVAVGIAVAYRMYATREVPAEVPVGSALTVAARRDLYGDALNEAVFMRPGQAVTAGMVSVDDRAIDGAATGLATLVARASNGLRGLQTGFARSYALGMLGGAALVVAAILAVNLW; translated from the coding sequence ATGAGCCCAGCGGTGTGGCTGCTGATCGCGCTGCCGCTGGCCGGTGCCGTGGTCCTGCTGCTGGCCGGGCGACGGTCGGACCGGTGGGGACACCTGCTGGGCACCGCCGCGGCGGTGGCCTCGTTCGTGGTCGGCGTGGTGCTGTTCGCCGGCATGCTCGGCCGTCCCGCCGAGGACCGGGCCGTCCACGAGACCCTGTTCTCCTGGGTGCCGGTCGGTGACCTGCAGGTCGACTTCGGTCTGCAACTCGACCAGTTGTCGATGTGCTTCGTGCTGTTGATCACCGGGGTCGGCTCGCTGATCCACGTGTACTCGATCGGGTACATGGCACCGGGAGCGCAGCTTGCGGAGCGACCCACAGACACAGGCCCGAGTCGTCGACTTTTTTTCGCCTACCTCAACCTGTTCCTGGCCGCGATGCTGCTGCTCGTCCTAGCCGACAACTACCTCGGGCTCTACGTGGGCTGGGAGGGTGTCGGCCTGGCGTCGTACCTGCTGATCGGCTTCTGGTCGTACAAACCGTCGGCGGCCACCGCGGCGAAGAAGGCCTTCGTCGTCAACCGCGTCGGCGACATGGGTCTGGCTATCGCGCTGATGATCATGTTCGCCACCGTCGGATCGGTGTCGTTCGCCGGGGTGTTCGGCGCCGCACCGCAACTCGGCGAGGGCACGCTCACCGCGATCGGGCTGCTGCTGCTGCTCGGCGCGTGCGGTAAATCCGCGCAGGTACCGCTGCAGTCCTGGCTGGGTGACGCGATGGAGGGCCCGACACCGGTGTCGGCGCTCATCCACGCGGCCACGATGGTCACCGCGGGCGTGTACCTGATCGTGCGCTCCGGCCCGGTCTTCGACCTGGCGCCGACCGCGCAGCTGGCCGTCGTCATCGTCGGCACCGTCACGCTGCTGTTCGGCGCGATCATCGGCTGCGCCAAGGACGACATCAAGAAGGCACTGGCGGCATCGACCATGAGCCAGATCGGTTACATGGTGCTGGCCGCCGGGCTCGGCCCGGCCGGGTACGCGTTCGCGATCATGCATCTGCTGACCCACGGGTTCTTCAAGGCCGGCTTGTTCCTCGGGGCCGGATCGGTCATGCACGCCATGGACGACGAGGTGAACATGCGCCGCTACGGCGGCCTGCGCAAGGCGCTGCCGATCACGTTCGCCACCTTCGGGCTCGGCTACCTCGCGATCATCGGGGTGCCGCCGCTGGCCGGGTTCTTCTCCAAGGACGGCATCATCGAGGCCGCGCTCGGCGCCGGTGGCGTCAAGGGCTGGATCCTCGGCGGTGCGGCGATCCTCGGCGCCGGGATCACCGCGTTCTACATGACGAGGGTGATGTTGATGACGTTCTTCGGTGAGAAGCGTTGGGCTGCAGTGGGAGATGGGCCCGAGGTACATCCACACGAGGCGCCTGCCGTCATGACCGTGCCGATGATCGTGCTGGCCGTCGGATCGGTGGCCTCGGGCGGGCTGCTGGCGATCGGCGGCGCGCTGTCGCACTGGCTCGAACCCGTGGTCGGCACCCACGAGGAGACGCACGCGGTGCCCGTCGTCGTGGCCACCATCGTCATCCTGTCGGTCGTCGCCGTCGGTATCGCGGTCGCCTACCGCATGTACGCGACCCGCGAGGTGCCCGCCGAGGTTCCGGTGGGGTCGGCGCTGACCGTCGCCGCGCGCCGCGACCTCTACGGCGATGCGCTCAACGAGGCCGTATTCATGCGGCCCGGCCAGGCAGTGACGGCGGGCATGGTCAGCGTCGACGACCGGGCGATCGACGGCGCCGCGACCGGCCTCGCCACGCTGGTGGCCCGCGCATCGAACGGATTGCGCGGTCTGCAAACCGGATTCGCCCGGTCCTACGCGCTGGGCATGCTCGGCGGCGCGGCGCTCGTGGTGGCGGCGATCCTGGCGGTGAACCTGTGGTGA
- a CDS encoding NADH-quinone oxidoreductase subunit M, with amino-acid sequence MVIPWLSVLWAAPIVGAGVVMLVPRRTLAKWVALAVSLVALAVTAVVAVGFDPGGEQYQFVESRQWIPSFGTGYILGVDGIALALIVLTAVLVPLLIVAGWNDADRAPQRRSVHTYLALTLAVEGMVFMSLVALDVLLFYVFFEAMLIPMYFLIGGFGADRAASSKAAVKFLLYNLFGGLIMLAAVIGLYVTTAASDAFEGGTFDFRAIVAAVAAGDFAVNPAVLNLMFLGFMFAFAVKAPLWPLHRWLPDAAVEATPASAVLMMAVMDKVGTFGMLRYCLQLFPDAATLFRPLIITLAVVGIVYGAVVAIGQTDVMRLIAYTSISHFGFIILGIFVMTSQGQSGSALYMVNHGISTAALFLIAGFLVSQRGSRLIASYGGVQKVAPVLAGTFLVAGLATLSLPGLAPFISEFLVLIGTFTRYPVLAVVAATALVLSAIYVLWMYQRMMTGPVRDGNERLRDLVPRELAVVTPLIALLLVLGVYPKPALDVIDPAVGHTLTTINQPDPTPKVAEGAAR; translated from the coding sequence GTGGTGATTCCCTGGCTGAGCGTGCTGTGGGCGGCGCCGATCGTCGGCGCCGGTGTGGTGATGTTGGTGCCCCGTCGCACTCTGGCGAAGTGGGTGGCGCTGGCGGTGTCGTTGGTCGCGCTGGCGGTCACCGCGGTCGTCGCGGTCGGCTTCGACCCCGGCGGCGAGCAGTACCAGTTCGTCGAATCCCGCCAATGGATACCGTCGTTCGGCACGGGCTACATCCTCGGTGTCGACGGTATCGCCCTGGCGCTGATCGTGTTGACCGCGGTGCTGGTGCCGTTGCTGATCGTCGCCGGGTGGAACGACGCCGACCGCGCACCGCAACGCCGGTCCGTGCACACCTACCTCGCGCTGACACTGGCCGTCGAGGGCATGGTGTTCATGTCGCTGGTCGCCCTCGACGTGCTGCTGTTCTACGTGTTCTTCGAGGCCATGCTGATCCCGATGTACTTCCTCATCGGTGGCTTCGGCGCCGACCGGGCGGCATCGTCCAAGGCGGCGGTAAAGTTCCTGCTGTACAACCTGTTCGGCGGTCTGATCATGTTGGCGGCGGTGATCGGTCTGTACGTGACCACGGCGGCCAGCGACGCATTCGAGGGGGGCACCTTCGACTTCCGGGCCATCGTCGCGGCCGTCGCCGCCGGCGACTTCGCGGTGAACCCCGCGGTCCTCAACTTGATGTTCCTCGGTTTCATGTTCGCGTTCGCGGTGAAGGCGCCGCTGTGGCCGCTGCACCGCTGGTTGCCCGACGCCGCGGTCGAGGCCACCCCCGCGAGCGCGGTGCTGATGATGGCGGTGATGGACAAGGTCGGCACGTTCGGCATGCTGCGCTACTGCCTGCAGTTGTTCCCCGACGCCGCAACGCTGTTCCGTCCGCTGATCATCACGCTCGCGGTGGTCGGCATCGTCTACGGGGCGGTGGTCGCCATCGGCCAGACCGACGTGATGCGGTTGATCGCCTACACGTCGATCTCGCATTTCGGTTTCATCATCCTCGGCATCTTCGTCATGACGAGTCAGGGGCAGTCCGGCTCGGCGCTGTACATGGTCAACCACGGCATCTCGACCGCGGCACTGTTCCTGATCGCGGGTTTCCTGGTGTCGCAGCGCGGTTCGCGCCTCATCGCCTCCTACGGCGGCGTGCAGAAGGTGGCGCCGGTACTGGCCGGCACCTTCCTCGTCGCGGGTCTGGCGACGTTGTCGCTACCCGGGCTGGCCCCGTTCATCAGCGAATTCCTGGTGCTCATCGGCACCTTCACCCGCTACCCGGTGCTGGCGGTGGTGGCGGCCACCGCGCTGGTGCTCTCCGCGATCTACGTGCTGTGGATGTACCAGCGGATGATGACGGGTCCGGTGCGCGACGGCAACGAACGGCTGCGTGACCTGGTGCCGCGGGAGCTCGCGGTCGTGACCCCGCTGATCGCGCTTCTGTTGGTGTTGGGTGTGTATCCGAAACCCGCACTCGACGTGATCGACCCGGCGGTCGGCCACACGCTGACGACCATCAACCAGCCGGACCCGACGCCGAAGGTCGCAGAGGGGGCCGCCCGGTGA
- the nuoN gene encoding NADH-quinone oxidoreductase subunit NuoN codes for MIPTPTVEYGLISPMLIVVGAAIAGVLVEAFLPRRSRYAAQLTLALGATVAALAAVVVVSRQMSGEIGRSAVMGSVVVDRPALFLQGTILLVAVLGILLIAERQIPAGTETEDAAAGLDAFTPQASAVPGSVAERVATRAGVAQTEVFPLTMFAVAGMLLFPASDDLLTMFIALEVLSLPLYLLCGLARRRRLLSQEAALKYFLLGAFSSAFFLYGAAMLYGYAGTLDLRGIAAVVAEDTGTTSLALTGTGLILVGVLFKVGAAPFHSWIPDVYQGAPTPVTAFMAAATKIAAFGALLRIFYVALPELRDDWRPVLWAVAILTMVVGTVTAVTQTDVKRMLAYSAIAHSGFILTGVIAENRPGLSSVLFYLFAYGFSTLGAFAVVGLVRDANGQEDTAMARWAGLGRRNPLVGAVFSLFLLAFAGIPLTSGFVSKFAVFKAAGQGGAIPLVVVGVIASAIAAYFYVRVIVLMFFTDPPADAPTVVVPSGLTTAAITVTAAVTLALGALPQPLLDLANNADLFLR; via the coding sequence GTGATTCCCACTCCTACCGTCGAATACGGTCTGATCTCGCCCATGCTGATCGTGGTGGGCGCCGCGATCGCCGGTGTGCTCGTCGAGGCGTTCCTGCCCAGGCGCAGCCGTTACGCGGCACAGCTCACGCTCGCGCTCGGCGCCACGGTCGCCGCACTCGCGGCCGTCGTCGTGGTGAGCCGGCAGATGTCCGGGGAGATCGGCCGGTCCGCCGTGATGGGATCGGTGGTGGTCGACCGGCCCGCGCTGTTCCTGCAGGGCACCATCCTGCTCGTCGCCGTCCTCGGGATCCTGCTCATCGCGGAACGGCAGATCCCCGCCGGCACTGAAACCGAGGATGCCGCAGCGGGACTCGACGCGTTCACCCCGCAGGCCTCGGCGGTGCCCGGCAGCGTCGCCGAGCGGGTGGCCACCCGGGCCGGGGTGGCGCAGACCGAGGTGTTCCCGCTGACCATGTTCGCCGTCGCGGGCATGCTGCTGTTCCCCGCCTCCGACGACCTGCTGACCATGTTCATCGCGCTCGAGGTGCTCTCGCTGCCGCTGTACCTGCTGTGCGGGCTGGCCCGGCGGCGGCGCCTGCTCTCCCAGGAGGCCGCGCTCAAGTACTTCCTGCTCGGCGCGTTCTCCTCGGCGTTCTTCCTCTACGGCGCCGCGATGTTGTACGGCTATGCGGGAACGCTCGACCTGCGCGGAATCGCCGCCGTCGTGGCCGAGGACACCGGTACGACGTCGCTCGCGCTGACCGGCACCGGCCTGATCCTGGTCGGGGTGTTGTTCAAGGTGGGCGCGGCGCCGTTCCACTCCTGGATCCCCGACGTGTACCAGGGGGCCCCGACCCCGGTCACCGCGTTCATGGCGGCCGCCACCAAGATCGCCGCGTTCGGCGCGCTGCTGCGGATCTTCTACGTGGCCCTGCCCGAGCTGCGCGACGACTGGCGCCCGGTGCTGTGGGCGGTCGCGATCCTGACCATGGTCGTCGGCACCGTGACCGCTGTGACCCAGACCGATGTGAAGCGGATGCTCGCCTACTCGGCGATCGCCCACTCGGGGTTCATCCTCACCGGCGTGATCGCCGAGAACCGCCCGGGTCTGTCGTCGGTGCTGTTCTATCTGTTCGCCTACGGGTTCTCCACGCTCGGGGCATTCGCCGTGGTCGGCCTGGTGCGCGACGCCAACGGGCAGGAGGATACGGCGATGGCCCGCTGGGCGGGCCTCGGCCGGCGCAATCCCCTTGTCGGGGCGGTGTTCTCGTTGTTCCTGCTCGCGTTCGCGGGGATCCCGCTGACCAGCGGCTTCGTCAGCAAGTTCGCGGTGTTCAAGGCGGCGGGCCAGGGCGGTGCGATACCGCTGGTGGTGGTCGGCGTGATCGCCAGCGCGATCGCGGCCTACTTCTACGTGCGGGTGATCGTGTTGATGTTCTTCACCGATCCGCCCGCCGACGCACCGACGGTCGTGGTGCCCAGCGGGCTGACCACCGCGGCCATCACGGTGACCGCCGCGGTGACGCTCGCCCTCGGGGCGCTGCCGCAGCCACTGCTCGACCTCGCGAACAACGCCGACCTGTTCCTGCGTTAG
- a CDS encoding enoyl-CoA hydratase, which produces MTSLVQVADVDHVRLLTMNRPEARNALSRDLIRALYASLSEADDDASVHVVVLTGADPAFCAGVDLKEAAREGTEYFAEFQSQSCITRVAEMRTPVIGAVNGAVFTGGLEMALGCDFLIASHRAVFADTHARVGILPGGGMTARLPQVVGAAMARRLSMTGEVVDAERAERIGLVTEVVPHERLLDRAIELAAQIAEVPAATMAGLKEIYTRGADAVISPALAAEQDIAGSQARDFAGLSTRFDDVTARNRAQIATD; this is translated from the coding sequence ATGACCTCCCTCGTCCAGGTGGCCGACGTCGACCACGTCCGCCTGCTCACCATGAACCGGCCCGAGGCGCGAAATGCGCTCAGCCGCGACCTTATTCGGGCGCTGTACGCGTCGCTGTCCGAGGCCGACGACGACGCGTCGGTGCACGTCGTGGTGCTCACCGGCGCAGACCCCGCGTTCTGCGCAGGGGTGGACCTCAAGGAGGCCGCCCGCGAGGGCACGGAGTACTTCGCCGAGTTCCAATCGCAGAGCTGCATCACCCGGGTCGCCGAGATGCGGACACCGGTCATCGGGGCGGTCAATGGGGCGGTGTTCACCGGCGGGCTGGAGATGGCGCTGGGCTGCGACTTCCTCATCGCATCGCACCGTGCGGTGTTCGCCGACACCCACGCCCGCGTCGGCATCCTGCCCGGCGGCGGGATGACGGCGCGGCTGCCACAGGTGGTCGGTGCCGCGATGGCGCGACGGCTGTCGATGACCGGTGAGGTCGTCGATGCCGAGCGGGCCGAGCGGATCGGGCTGGTGACCGAGGTGGTGCCGCACGAGCGGCTGCTCGATCGCGCCATCGAATTGGCCGCCCAGATCGCCGAGGTGCCCGCGGCGACCATGGCCGGACTCAAGGAGATCTACACGCGCGGCGCCGACGCCGTCATCTCCCCCGCCCTGGCCGCAGAGCAGGACATCGCGGGATCGCAGGCCCGCGACTTCGCCGGCCTGTCCACCCGGTTCGACGACGTGACCGCCCGCAACCGCGCTCAGATCGCGACCGACTGA